From one Solanum lycopersicum chromosome 12, SLM_r2.1 genomic stretch:
- the LOC101263001 gene encoding 6-phosphogluconate dehydrogenase, decarboxylating 3, chloroplastic: MEGAATAQALSRIGLAGLAVMGQNLALNIAEKGFPISVYNRTTSKVDETLDRAQNEGQLPLIGQYNPRDFVLSIQRPRSVIILVKAGSPVDQTIAALSEYMEPGDTIIDGGNEWYENTERRIDEASSKGLLYLGMGVSGGEEGARNGPSLMPGGSYGAYTNIKDILEKVAAQVEDGPCVTYIGEGGSGNFVKMVHNGIEYGDMQLISEAYDVLKNAGGLSNSELADIFAEWNRGELESFLIEITADIFNVKDELTGNGELVDKILDKTGMKGTGKWTVQQAAELSIAAPTIAASLDSRYMSGLKDERVEASEIFRKEGLKEEISSDINGISSVDKKRLIDDVRQALYASKICSYAQGMNLLRAKSSEKGWNLNLGEMARIWKGGCIIRAVFLDRIKKAYQRNPNLANLMVDTEFAREMVQRQAAWRRVVGLAVQKGISVPGMSASLQYFDTYRRSRLPANLVQAQRDYFGAHTYERVDKPGAYHTEWAKLARKARV, translated from the coding sequence ATGGAAGGCGCAGCAACAGCTCAAGCTTTATCTCGTATTGGGTTAGCTGGCTTAGCTGTTATGGGTCAGAATTTGGCCTTAAACATAGCTGAAAAAGGGTTTCCTATATCTGTTTACAATAGAACCACTTCGAAAGTAGATGAAACCCTAGATCGTGCTCAGAATGAAGGACAGCTTCCATTGATTGGACAGTACAATCCTCGTGATTTCGTGTTGTCTATTCAACGACCCAGATCTGTTATCATTCTTGTTAAAGCGGGGTCACCTGTTGATCAAACGATTGCTGCGCTTTCTGAGTATATGGAGCCTGGGGATACGATTATTGATGGGGGTAATGAGTGGTATGAGAATACTGAAAGGAGGATTGATGAGGCGTCGTCTAAGGGGCTTTTGTATTTGGGTATGGGTGTTTCTGGTGGAGAAGAAGGGGCGAGGAATGGACCTTCGCTTATGCCTGGTGGGTCTTATGGGGCTTATACGAATATCAAAGATATTCTTGAGAAGGTTGCAGCTCAAGTTGAGGATGGGCCTTGTGTTACTTATATTGGTGAAGGTGGGTCGGGGAATTTTGTGAAAATGGTGCATAATGGAATTGAATATGGTGATATGCAGTTGATTTCGGAAGCTTATGATGTGTTGAAGAATGCGGGTGGGTTGAGTAATTCTGAATTGGCTGATATTTTCGCCGAATGGAACCGTGGGGAATTGGAGAGCTTTTTGATTGAAATTACAGCGGATATATTCAATGTGAAGGATGAATTGACTGGAAATGGGGAGTTAGTGGACAAGATTTTGGATAAGACAGGAATGAAGGGGACGGGGAAATGGACTGTGCAGCAGGCGGCGGAGCTGTCTATTGCAGCTCCGACGATTGCTGCTTCGTTAGACAGTAGGTACATGAGTGGATTGAAGGATGAGAGGGTAGAAGCCTCAGAGATTTTTAGGAAGGAAGGTTTAAAGGAGGAAATAAGTTCTGATATTAATGGTATTAGCAGTGTTGATAAGAAGAGATTGATTGATGATGTGAGGCAGGCATTGTATGCGTCGAAAATCTGTAGTTATGCTCAGGGGATGAATTTGCTAAGGGCAAAGAGCTCTGAGAAAGGTTGGAATTTGAATTTGGGAGAGATGGCTAGGATTTGGAAAGGTGGTTGTATTATCAGGGCAGTGTTTTTGGATCGTATTAAGAAGGCGTATCAGAGGAATCCTAATTTGGCTAACTTGATGGTTGACACGGAGTTCGCAAGGGAGATGGTGCAGAGGCAAGCTGCTTGGAGGAGAGTGGTGGGACTTGCTGTTCAGAAGGGAATTAGTGTTCCTGGAATGTCTGCTAGTCTTCAGTATTTCGACACCTACAGGCGTTCTAGGCTTCCCGCGAACCTTGTGCAGGCTCAGAGGGACTATTTCGGGGCACATACTTATGAGAGAGTTGACAAGCCAGGAGCATACCATACCGAGTGGGCAAAACTTGCTAGGAAAGCTCGAGTGTAA